The Anas platyrhynchos isolate ZD024472 breed Pekin duck chromosome 1, IASCAAS_PekinDuck_T2T, whole genome shotgun sequence genomic sequence TTTTCGGGGACCCGACCGTTCTctgttctttcctctttctcctccgtTTTCGTGGCCCCGTGTCGCACTGGAGGAAAACCCCTGGCTCTGTGCTAGCTTCTTACGAGCACTGAATCAGAACAAACTTGGAATTTTGGTTGCTTATCAGTGAGAAATTCAGTTGCCAAGATGATTGCTGTTGAGTTTTCCCGGACTGCCATGCATGTACCGGATCTTTTTGCTTCTTGTGGTTTGAACTTGAGCTCCCCGTAGACATTTCGGAGCCATTTCCTAAATAAATCAGCCACGCAGAATGCCAGAGAGGGGAATTTGTGAACaaataataactaaaaataTCTCGAGGGTAGGATTTGACATCCAAAAGGCTTCTCCTGCCCTGAGCTGCGGGCCCACTGCGGACCACCGTGGTCCTGACCCTCAGCCACAAGCCTGGCCGCAGCCATCCCCctaaaattttcctttctctttgccCTCCAGGTCACAGATCTCCCCCTGCAAGGAGCGGCCATCGGTGCGTGGCCGACAACGCCAACCTCTACGTGTTTGGAGGCTACAACCCTGATTACGACGAGTCCGGTGGGCCGGAGAATGAGGACTACCCGCTCTTCAGGGAGCTCTGGCGCTACAACTTTGCCACGGACACCTGGCATCAGATGGGCACGGAAGGCTACATGCCCAGGGAGCTGGCCTCCATGTCACGTACGTATGGAAACGCGGTGCCTAGGCATCGACTCCTGAAGCTGCTTTAACGGGTGGCATGCAAAACCAGGCAAGAACTGGGAAATTTGGGTTTAGTTTCCATTTCTTGTACACGAAGGCCATGCGTTTGGGTCCTATTTCCATCTCTTGTACACGTAAGCCATGAGTTTGGGTCCTGTTTCCATCTCTTGTACAAGTAAGGCACGAGTTTGGGTCCAGTTTCTATTTCTTACATGTGTAAGCCACGAATTTGGGTCCTGTTTCCATCTCTTGTCCACGTAGGCGATGAGTTTGGgagttttttttggtttttcttcctcttctctagCGCTGAGgccaagaggaagaaaaaaacttccACGGCAAGAGGGAATCTTTGGGAATTCAGCTTAACAGCTGCGAGGCCGCTGTGTTTTCGGTGGACAGGTGCTTGGTGCAGCCATCTCAGCACCCAAAAATAGATCTCTCTTTGTTCACTGGTTGTTTTTAAAACCGAGCCCTTGGTTTCCATGGTTTTAGCTTGCGTTCTTTCTCTTTTAGAGCGTTTCAAGGCCGTGAATGTGTGGTGTGAGTTGTAGGGTAGCTGAACGGAGCCCAGTCTCGCAGCAACAAGTCTCTCTGCTCTGTCTTTCCCAGTCGTACTGCACGGCAACAACCTGCTGGTGTTTGGGGGCACCGGGATCCCTTTTGGGGAGAGCAACGGCAACGACGTCCACGTCTGCAACGTCAAATACAAGAGATGGGCCCTGCTCAGCTGCCGAGGGAAGAAACCCAATCGAATCTACGGCCAGGTAGGAGGCACAGCACAGTATGTGTGCCTGAATACGCTATGTCGTGTCCTGCAGCAGGGGCCAGAGCTtgaaaacttattttcctttgaaatctcCAAGAATCTTGCAGTTGGAAAACCCCAAATTTAACTAAATGCCAGATGCAAAAATGGTTCATCTGATAAAAGCAGTAGCTGGTGGTTTCTGGAGTTGCTCTGTAGCCTCCTCAGAGCctttaaaatactaaatataaatgaaaacaacgcttaatatgaattatttgcattaaaatagCAACTTTTCAAACTGTCTGTGGTGTCCCGAATGAGCTTGATGTCCAATACAGCACAAAAACCTAGATCCACTCTCGTAGCAGCTCGTCTCGGCTCATCTGGCTCGCTGCTCAGACGTGTCTCTTCTGTGGCTTTttgcttctctcttccttttttaatctttttggcACCTTCTGCTGCTTACACAGTATTTCATGccatttcttctgcctttctgGGAAGTCCAGTCCTGTATCTCCCTGCGTTCTCCACGAAGCTTTGAAcactctttcccttccttctccccttgGCTTTTAGAGCTCTCCACTCTTGCAGTTACAGAGGGTTCAGAGGATTCCTTTTGCTACAGCTGCTGGATTTGTGAGCTGGTCCAAATGCCAGCTCCTGATTGTGAGGATCAGGACTGGCCTTGCAAAGGGCTCGGTGTACCAGTTGTGGTCTGTAAGGGAGCATCACCGAGGCTTCTGCTAAGAAACCTCTCTGCTGGGTTTTAGAAACTCTTTCCAGGAATTTAGTGTTGCCATGACACTGCTCTCCCTGATGAAACCGAAACAAGGATTTTTCTTACAGAATTCAAGCTCTTGTGCTTTCTTCCCTGCCTCGTGCCCCAGCTTTCTCCTCTAGCCTCTGCATCCTTTTCCCCTTGGgagttttttcttcctgttccttTTAGGTACTCATTTTGTGACCAGGATGCTACAGAAACCATGctatattttgtgtattttcttcGTTTACCCTCAAATTCATCAGAAGGTATACAAAGGGCAGAGCTTTGCAAGCAACATCTCACTTCAGGAGGATGGAAATTCTTTTTCAGACGCTGCTGCCACGTTTCCTTTCTTCCTAACTGTTTTTTCTCCGTCACCTGCAGGCCATGGCCATCATCAACGGCTCCTTGTACGTGTTTGGTGGGACGACCGGTTACATCTACAGCACTGACCTGCACAAGCTAGACCTCAACACGAGGGAGTGGATCCAGCTGAAACCAAACAACATGTCCTGCGACATGCCAGAGGAGAGGTGAGGAGCTGTCGGTCTGGGGAGCTTTTAGGCTGAGGAGTCTCCACTTTTACAGGGACCGAGAAGCTCAGAGAGCTTGGACGGGCTGCTGAGCACTTTTAGAGCAGTGTCTGTGAATCTCCTGGGTCTGGAAGGTAGGGGGATGTAGGGATGGGGtgtgcagctcctgccaggcactgctctgtgctgggtgGTGCCAGACCAGAGGAGGGGGCTTGGGTGCTGCTTGGGTTGCTCACGAAAGCTTCCACATCTGAAAACTGCCAGCCTGAGGGACTGGCACAGCATGGGCAGGCTTGGGATGCCTCTTCAAACCATCCAAGTGTGGTAGCGTTTCCAGAAAGCTTTTTTCTTGCTCGCTTGCACCAATTCCTTGTGCTGCTCATTGTCCGTCTCTGCACCTGCAGGTACAGACATGAAATCGCGCATGATGGTCAACGGATTTACATCCTGGGAGGTGGAACTTCCTGGACAGCTTATTCCTTAGATAAGGTAAAATGATCAGAAACCTACAGGGTTTGCTTCAACAGGAGACTTTCTGCAGTGAAATATAATGAGTGCAGTCACTTCATCTGTCTGGAGAgctggttttaaaaaataaaagtaattactGGGAGCAGGactgagaaatgacaaagctGTGCTGCCAATTACTACACAGATCTACAGAATAGCTTTGTTTCTGCAGCTCTGTTAACAAAGATTCTTGTTTAAAAACTCTCAGGACTTATCTCTAAATCCTATAGTTGTGCCAAAACAGGAGAATGCCAAAGAAATTACTTCCTTGatatttaatttgaatattGATGTGGTGACTCTTTGCTTGTCTTCTCCCTTAATCctaaatttcaattttctttcttgtggtAAATGTTTTTCCCCGTTAAAATTTGGGGAGGAAAGAGTGAATTCATCTTGGAACGGTGAGGTGATAAATGAGGAGGCTTTAAATAGCACTCCACTTCCAAAAAAAGTTGAAACTGTAGAAGTTACCGtgacttttctgcttcattctctgcatttttttctccttaggtGCAGTATGAgctaaatatttctaaataccCTTGAGAACTGGAGGGTGTGGGCTTTAttggtccttttttttcctagaagcaATATTCTTTTTGTCCAGCTTTGGACAAAATAGCAAAGTTGAGGAGGAAAGCTGGTAGGTTTTGAAGGTGATTTGATACCTGCTTAGTCACCGGCTGCATTGGCTATGTTCACTTTTACACTTGATGAACCAGGGGTGTTATTTATAGTGGCTCCCCGGGTCAGAGTCTAGTTCTGTCACCCTGCAGCTGCGTCATCGTCGTGCTGGCGGAGCCAGGAGGAACTCACGGCTCCTCTTTGTTCCTTCAGATCCACGCGTACAACCTTGAGACCAACACCTGGGAGGAAATTGCCACGAAACCTCATGAAAAAGTCGGTGAGTCTGGAAATGTCACAAGTCATTGTCTTTAAAccagaaagttttaaaaatgctgttagGTGGCAGTCTGAAAGCCTTCCTTGAAGCCTTGTTGTAGTCATGACTTAAACTGGCTTCAGGACCCTGCTTCTTTATAGTTTTAGCAGTGAGAACTAACCCAGGAGAAGTTTATTTGGCTTCTCTCCCTCCTTGCCCATCTCTGCTCCCTCTGAGGGACCAGTTGCTGGCTTGGTTAGCGGTGAGAATCTCCCTGAAAAGCCAGAGGGGAGAGCTGGAGGCTGTGGGGAGCGAAATGCTCTTCCCTGGAGAGCAAATAGGAGGCCAAACCTCCTGAAACAGCCAGTTGCTAAATTAGAGATGTTAGACCTGTGATTGCAGGGAAGCAGAAGCCCTTATCAATGAAAAAGGGATTCTTGTCCTTGATTATATGTTGAGGTAAAACCACCACTTGTGTCAGCACTTCAAAAGCAGCTGGAGTtgatacctttttcttttttttttttccccctctcagGCTTCCCAGCAGCCCGAAGATGCCATAGCTGTGTTCAGATAAAAAACGGTAAAGCCTGCCTGCTGAAAATTGGTACATCTTGATACAGCCTAGCAGTGACAAACCACGGTCGAGGGAACTGCAGGGCACACGTATCTTTTCTGGAAGAGGATTTCTTTCCTGTTAACAGCCTTAAACCACCTAATTGATGCTGCTCTTCATGCGAGGGAGCTTGATTTTGTAGGCAGATTCACTCCTGAAATGCACGGTGCTGTCCCCGTCTGGAATTTGGCAGGATTTTGTACAACCTACAGGTTTCCTTTGGACACGTGGCTACCTTAATGTAAAATATCACGCATTTTAGCACGATAACATAACATTTAGCCACAAGTGTCTGTGATACTTTGCAATTTCTTGGTGCTGAGCTTACATGGGGGTTTGAAGGATGCTTCTGTTACAGGTGACTCACCTGTGGGCTTTGCAGTTTGCTGTGAAAGTCAAAGTGGGGCCAAGTCCTGGGAGCTGACGCTTAGCAGAGCCTTTTGCTCCTCATTTCAATCCTCCAGATGTTCCCACTGTACAGAACTTGCACAGTGCTCCTTGAAGCACAGCTTAAAGAGGGCCGTGCACGTGCAGTCTGCTTCAGTTGTCCCCTTTGGGCCTCTAAAGCAGGGTTTGAACCTCTTCCATAGCCTCATTGTCCCAAAGAATGCATTTTTCCAACCTCGATAAATAATATATTAGCTCATAATAGCTTGAAGAAGTAGTTAGAGTTGATCCTTCTTTTTAAAACCCTTTTCTACTACTGAATGATGGATGTTTAAACGTCCTGAGCCACGTAGAAGAGTGTTGTAGCAGACTATGTTTCTTAGGAGTGCTAAATATGGCAAAAAAGtaaggcaggagctgggggatgCTTCCAGCCACCTTCAGCAGCATCGTGCAGGTCTTGGAGTTGAGAATTTGTGCAAAAAGCCAGGAGCTGAGGACCTGGCCCTGGTGCTCAACAGCCTGGGGCCAGGGCTGTGACCGATCCCTGGGGGTTTACAAACCCTGGAATCAGCTCGAAGCTCTGAATTGAGGCAGGTTAGGGCTTGCTGGAGCTCCTTAAAGCAGAAATCGTCCCGAATTCCTGGAATCATCCCGAATTCCTGCTTCTCAGAGGCACTCATCCCTTCATCTGCCACAGTGGGGCTGGGTTCACAGGCTGGGAAGTGGCCTCAGTGGGGTGGAACTGACTTGGGAGGCGTTGAGAGCTTGTGCTGAGACAACCTAAGTGGTGATCCTAAAACTGTTCAGCAAGGTGCCTCAGCTGCAGCACATTTTGTGATTCCCGAGGGATGTAAGCACTGCGGCTTTCCTCTCTCCTGCAGATGTGTTCGTTTGCGGGGGCTATAACGGAGAAGTGATTCTGGGAGACGTCTGGAAGCTGAACCTGCAGACTTTCCAGTGGGTCAAGCTGCCAGCTGCCATGCCTGAACCCGTGTATTTCCACTGTGCTGCCGTCACACCGGTAAGTGACTCACTGCTTGCTCAAGTTCAGGGCGTTTGTCCAAGCTCCCTGCCGCTTGCGTGGGCTGCAGACGGGGCTGAGCAGCTGTTACCACCTGGCTGCAGCATCTTGAGGGAGGCTGAGAGCTGCTCTGAGGTTACTACACCGACTGCTTCTGTTTGAAGAGCTGTAGCACAGAGTTTCTGAAAGCGGTGATGTGGGATTTTAGCTTTTAAACTGCGTTAGCTCTAGCTCCAGGATGTAATTTTGTGTGGGAGCATCAATTCCTGtgtgcaaaagggaaaaaaaaacaccaaaacacacaaagaataCACAAATACTCCCCCAGGTAAGTGTTCTTGCCCTGAATTTGGCCTCCAGAGCACAGCTAGGGTTGGAAAATGAGCAGCCTTCTGtggaaaaattactttttgcaGTATCTTGAAGCAGAGTGAGGTGTGACTGACAGGCACCATGAAGTGCATTTACCTGTGACTTCAGCCTCCTGTACCTAATCGTCACCTCAGGGAAACAAGAGGACGAGATGCTCAGGCTCCTTTTGTTTTAGTAGTCAGCATCTCGTTTAGAGGTTGTTATAAATGCAGCTTTTTCTGGGAAATCTAGGCTGGTTTAACGCATTTACCAAGAAAGAGGtaggtgctgggagcaggactgccctttctttttctgtacacCAAAAAAAATGCCCCTCAGAGCAGGCCAGCAGCCAAGCTTTTCCCATCTCTCTACCTTTGTGTGATTCCTGGAGCAGGCTGGTGGTGTGCTGCTGAGCCAGCAGAGGGAACAGAGCAtctctttgtgtgtttttttgagtttttagctaaatatattttctgaaatgtaagTATGGTTGTATAATAAGTTGTCATCACTTTGCCCCAGTCCTAAAATTGATTCCTTGGGGTAGAATTCACCTAACAAAACACTGAGTGAAGCCCTAAGCTGCTGGATTTGTGCTTCAGGGTGAGAGGAGCATGCCCTCAGCACTGAGATTCCTCCCCTCAGCTTTGAAAGGAGCCCAGAGAGAGTGGCTCAGGTGGCGACACCTTCACTGAGGCACATAAAAGAAGTCAAATCCTGATTTTTCTGATGGTTTCATGCTTCATACCTTCTGGTTTGCCATTTCTGCTTGTCTGTGCCCCCTCTaatttccctctcccctccaggCTGGCTGTATGTACGTTCACGGCGGGGTGGTCAacatccacgaaaacaaacgGACTGGCTCCCTCTTCAAAATGTGGCTGGTGGTGCCCAGCCTGCTGGAACTGTCGTGGGAGAAGCTCCTCAGCTACTTCCCTCGCCTAGCAACTCTCTCCAGAGCTCAGCTCTTGCACCTTGGACTGACGCAGGGACTGGTGGAGCGACTAAAATGAGACCAGCTCGTGCTTCTGCCCCGTGGCCAAAAAAaggccccttcccctccccctatTTATGGATACTGCAGATGGTCTCACTAAAACCACGGAGAGGAAGCTGCTCAACGCCTTACTCAGCAAATACATCGATGCCTTTCTAGAAATTTTTACTTTCAGTTGTCGGAAATCCCCCTTTTTAATTTATGGAGCTCGAAATCCCCGCtgttaatcaaaaaaaaaaaaacactctctgGGACTAATTCATGCCATCCTCATCAGCACCCGCTTGCAAATCTAACAGGGGGGGTGGGCTGGGGAAGCTTCATGAATGTCAGCCCTCACGCTTCCATGGGGCACATCC encodes the following:
- the KLHDC10 gene encoding kelch domain-containing protein 10; its protein translation is MAAAAGGGGGRRGEDEEEEEKGGGREPRGAAGGELLNRFVQLPGRPQPAGHRSPPARSGHRCVADNANLYVFGGYNPDYDESGGPENEDYPLFRELWRYNFATDTWHQMGTEGYMPRELASMSLVLHGNNLLVFGGTGIPFGESNGNDVHVCNVKYKRWALLSCRGKKPNRIYGQAMAIINGSLYVFGGTTGYIYSTDLHKLDLNTREWIQLKPNNMSCDMPEERYRHEIAHDGQRIYILGGGTSWTAYSLDKIHAYNLETNTWEEIATKPHEKVGFPAARRCHSCVQIKNDVFVCGGYNGEVILGDVWKLNLQTFQWVKLPAAMPEPVYFHCAAVTPAGCMYVHGGVVNIHENKRTGSLFKMWLVVPSLLELSWEKLLSYFPRLATLSRAQLLHLGLTQGLVERLK